One region of Glycine max cultivar Williams 82 chromosome 9, Glycine_max_v4.0, whole genome shotgun sequence genomic DNA includes:
- the LOC100786088 gene encoding transcription factor bHLH147, with amino-acid sequence MSSSLIANPTADRSRDSHRTKKKKKSIKQHQQQHDAKWKTHAQQQLYSSKLHQALARVNISGDAPRRGRAVRDAADRVLAVAAKGRTRWSRAILTNRLKVKFRKPVHKRQKVVVVGPGRPKKKARFSVLRLRGKTLPAVQRKVRVLGRLVPGCRKEPLPVILEEAIDYIPALEMQVRAMQALADLLLGSSSASTSATAAPPS; translated from the coding sequence ATGTCGTCATCTCTGATCGCGAATCCAACCGCGGATCGCTCGCGTGACTCTCAccgcacaaagaagaagaagaaatctatTAAGCAACACCAACAGCAGCATGACGCGAAATGGAAAACCCACGCGCAGCAGCAGCTATACTCCTCCAAGCTCCACCAGGCCCTCGCGCGTGTCAACATCTCCGGCGACGCGCCACGCCGCGGCAGGGCGGTGCGCGATGCCGCCGACAGGGTGCTCGCCGTGGCCGCCAAGGGGAGGACGCGGTGGAGCCGCGCCATCTTAACGAACCGGCTGAAGGTCAAGTTCAGGAAGCCGGTTCACAAGAGGCagaaggttgttgttgttgggccGGGCCGGCCAAAGAAAAAGGCCCGGTTCAGCGTTCTCCGGCTCAGGGGGAAAACCTTACCCGCGGTTCAGAGGAAAGTTAGGGTTCTGGGCCGGTTGGTTCCCGGTTGCAGAAAAGAACCGCTTCCGGTGATTCTCGAAGAGGCCATCGATTACATACCCGCGCTCGAGATGCAGGTTCGCGCCATGCAAGCTCTCGCTGACTTACTCTTAGGCTCTTCCTCCGCCTCCACCTCCGCCACCGCCGCGCCGCCTAGTTGA